In the Candidatus Tanganyikabacteria bacterium genome, one interval contains:
- the fliQ gene encoding flagellar biosynthesis protein FliQ, with protein MTQEIFLDMVLRGIIVMAIIGGPALLLSLIVGLIISIFQAVTQINEATLTFIPKIAAVGIALVFLGPWMLQSLIDYTANILISLPRYAH; from the coding sequence ATGACACAAGAGATCTTCCTCGACATGGTGCTCCGCGGCATCATCGTCATGGCCATCATCGGCGGCCCGGCCTTGCTGCTCTCGCTGATCGTCGGCCTCATCATCAGCATCTTCCAGGCGGTCACCCAGATCAACGAAGCCACCCTCACCTTCATCCCCAAGATCGCCGCGGTGGGCATCGCCCTGGTGTTCCTGGGCCCGTGGATGCTCCAGAGCCTCATCGACTACACGGCCAACATCCTGATCTCGCTCCCGCGGTACGCGCACTAG